AATTTCTTTGCTTAAACCAGTTTAAAATTAAATCCTCAATAATAGGTTCATATATTGAATTTGTGTCACTTCTTACAGAAACTAACTTATAAAATAGTGATGCAATTGTTTGCTGTTCTTTTTTACTAAACAATTAAACCACTCCTTTAGTCATCTATTTAGATTGAAAAACTAACACCCCTGCTATCATTATAAGTAACCCTACTGGTTTATTAAAAGACAATGGGATCTTTTCCATGCCAAACAGTCCAAAGGTGTCTATCGCTACTGCCACCAGTAATTGAGCAACCAACAGAATTGAAATCGAAAAAGCTGCACCTAAAAGAGAAACTCCTTTCATCGCACTAAAAACAATTCCAACTCCTAAAACACCTCCCAGTAAGTAAATTTTATTTACATCACCTATTTTAGTAATGTCTCCACCTTTTAGAAAAAATACTAATATTAAAGATGCCAAAAAACCTACTCCATGCACAATAGCTGTTGTTTCAGCACCGCCAATTTTTGCACTGACATTAGCATTAAAAGCACTTTGCACACTAATAAAAACCCCCGCTAAAATCGAATAAATGATTCCTAACATTATATGCCTCCTACTAGTTTAATTAAGTTATTAACTAGTATTATACCCTATTTTTGAGCATTAGTGTAGGAGATAAACTTTTGTTAACTTAAAGAGGAAAGCCTGTTGACTTTCAACCGACTTAACGCTTTAATTTTCGCAATAGTAGTTAAACCAGCTAATTAAACGCTCTAAAATGTCTAGCCTATGAATTGGTTTTGTGGGTCCGTGGAACTCATCTGGATATCTAATCATAATAGCTTCTTTTCCCAGCCTCTTTAAAGCAATATAAAATTCCTCTGTTTGAGCCACAGACACTCTAAGATCATTTTCTCCATGCATTAGCATTACCGGTGTTGAAACATTTTTTACATGCCCTATTGGAGAATGCTTAATTAAGTGATCATAATCCTCCCATGGGGTTCCACCATACTCATATTCATCTGCTAGTGTAATGTCTGAAGTGCCATATCCGCTGAGCATGTTGGTGACACTGGCCCCTGCACATATAGCTTTAAATCTATCAGTTTGTGTGGAAATCCAACATGCCAAATACCCACCGTATGACCACCCGTGTGCTACCATTTTTTCTTTATCTATAAATCCTCTTTTTAGTAAAGCATCCACACCTGCCATAACATCAGCATAGTCTTTTTCTCCCCAGTTTTTATCAATTACACATGCAAACTGCTGACCGTAACTTTCGCTCCCCCTTGGGTTAGTATAAAGTATTACATAACCTTGAGCAGCCAAAGTTTGACCCAAAAACATAAATGAAGGACCGTAAGCTCCATGAGGTCCTCCATGGATAAGTAGTGCCATGGGATATTTTTTTTCTTTGTTAAATTTAGGGGGATAAATAATCCAACCATTTATGTCAGTGTTATCATAACTCTTATAAGTAAATTCTTCCCACTTTCCTATATCAATCTCCGATGAAAACTCTGTATTAAAATTAGTAAATTGCTTTTCTTCTCCATTATAGACATATAGTTCAGTTGGTTTTGTAGGGGTAGTATAACTATAAATAAGTTTATCTTTTCCCACTTTTAGGTTTGAAATAGACTTTTTCCTGTCAGCTATGATAGGGCTAGGTTCTTTAAATGGAGTAACTCCATAAATAGCTCCTGCGCCTCTATCTAACATTTGAAAAATCAACTTGTCATTCTGCCATCCTTTAGCCCCAACTGCCATCCTGTCTAGCTGTGACATTACATTCTGTGCTTTATTACAAGTAATTGGTGTAGGATTACCTTGCTTTAGTTCAGTTATGAATTTTTTTACATTAATAACCCATAAATGGGCAGAGGTGGATGCACCTTCTTTGTTATCATGCCCTGAAAAACCAACATAGCTACCACATGGAGACCATGAAGGACTGTAGGTAGGGCCAGGAGCATCATAAATTTTATATCCTTCTTTTTTATCTAGGCTCCACAACCATAAATCAGTTTTTTGCTCAAGGTCTGCTTGTTCCGTTCTTCTTGCACTAACAATTATATAGTTGCCACATGGTGATAGGGTAGGTCCATTATGATCAAAATCACCATATGTTATTTGTTCACCTTTATCCTCTGCATCAGGTTCATAAAATTCAGGTACATCTGTTATAAAAACCTGAGATCTCGTATCACCAAAATAACCTAACCCATCTCTTTTATAGCTAAACCTTGTTATAACCTTAACAGCATTTTCTTTTTTCTTTTTATCTTCCTTTTTATCACAATGAGATTTATCTGCTATAGTCATTAAGCGTTCGCTATCATACTTAGGCGCCCCCGGATATGGAGTCCACTTTTCTCTATGGTTACTGAAAACATCAGCTGTGTAAAGAATTCTTTTGCCATCTTGTGTCCAAATAAGAGGCCCGTTAACTGACTCCTTTGTTTTTATCGGCCAAGCCTCTCCACCATCTAAAGGCAAAATCCATACCTGGCTTTTTTTATCCCTAGTAGAAATAAAGGCTATTTTGCTACCGTCAGGTGAAAAGGTAGGACTTCTATCTTTACCTGAAAAAGTTAATTGGCTAGTTCGTTCGTTACATAAGTTGGTTATAAATATGTTTGAAAATTTTTTGTCTTTTTCCTTATTTAGCTTTTCCTCAACAAATACCACTTTACTATCATCTTTGGCAATATCCATGTTTGAAATACTTTTCAAACGATAAAAATCTTCTGCTTTAATATTTCTTTTCAAAAAAACCACTCCCTATTTTTTAGTATTAGGGATTGCAAACTCTGCTCCCTCAAAAAGCTAAGTTTAGGCGAAAAGCCTGTCTTTTCACAACAAACTGAACTGCAATCAGTGCATTTTTATGACTTTTTCTACCACTTATGCTTTTAGTAATATCAGTGTAACAGAAGGAGTTGTTCTAAACAACAAAATAATTATTAAATATTTTAAACTTTTTTCAATTTTATATTTAACTTTCCAAAGCAGCCTTTGCTAGAGCTACTGTTCCGTTTAAAGATTTTGCTGCTGCAAAAAAAAGCCCACTATGACAAAAAACAGCATCTTCTACGTTCGTCAACTGAGCTAATTCAGCCTCTTCCTTGCCGCCCCATTCCTTTGGCAGTTTTATTCTATCTTTTCTATCTTTTCCTTTTACGGTTTGCAAAGCATACTTATTCAAATCTGGAAAAATGGTTATTTTTACTTCCTCTTTTTTGTCCAACTCTAAAATGGCTTCTTGCCAAGGACAATTTACATCTAGAATTAATATCTCTGGATTTTTACGTTTATCATAAGCTTCTTTTACAGGACCCCTTGCTTTAATTACCCCTACTTTTTGCAAAATAACATTATTTAATATTTGTTTTGAGAACAAAACACCTTGATTAAACCTTTCTTCTTCTTTTCCCTTAATATACCAAGGAGGGTTAAATCCTGATAAAATTGTTGTGATACTCATTGTTGAAAAATAATCATTTTGCTCTGGACGCAAACCATTATCCAGCGCATCTATCCCTTTGATTAATATTTTATCCACATGTTGATAGACCTCTTTTATATCTTCTTTAGATAAAGAGCTATCAAATAACTCAACTACTCTTTCACCAAATTCTCTCCATATAAGACCACTTGCAGCATAAGGAATTTTGTCATCTCTTAATTCTTTTTCCACTCCATGATGATCAAACTTTCCTCCTCCTACATCATAAACAATATCCAACTTATCCAAAACATCTGGGTTTCTAGTTCTTATTATTTCAACTTGAAAAATCTGTTGCAATATTGCAGTTGCCATCATTTCATCAGCATGAAAGCGCCCATCATGAGTTCCTATTTTTTTAAATGACTTTGCGCTAATTTTAATCACCTCTAAAAAACTATTTTCTTTTAGTATGTCTTTCCTATTGCAGTTATATAAAAAAAGCAAAAGCATTATTATGCTATTGCTTCACTACCCAGACTTTAATACACTCCTAGTTTTTTGCTTCTTTATAAAGCTATCTATTCTTTGTCTTATATACCGTTTTCTATCTTCGTTAGCAAAAATAAAATGGGAGCTATCCTTCAGAAGATGAACTTCAGCATTAGGCAGCATTTTTTTGGCTCTTTTAGCTAATTTCTTACCAGAGAATATTTCATCTTTCCCACCAGTAAAAATTAAAAAAGAGGTCTTTTCACCGCTTATTTCATCTTTTTGTATCTTGTTAAACCTAGTAAAAATTATATTATTTTTAACATGTTCTAAATTTACTTTAGTCATCTCTATAATTCGTTTATCCACTAACCCATTGTCTCCTAAAAAAGGAGCTAATGCCTTTTCTAACAACTTTTCAGCCCCAGTAATACCATATAACCTCAGGGACACTTTTTTTATAAAATTTACTTTTGATGTGCTAACAAACCCCGCTGGCACAAATAGAATCCCTTTGGATACTTTTTCTGGTGCCACACTCATTAGCTTCAACAAAATCCCCCCTCCAAAGGACTCCCCCATACAAATCATTTGGTCAAACCCCAGAGAGCAAATAATATCAGAAGCCCACTGGCCATACTCTTGATTTTTGGTAGATAAAACCCTTTGCTCACTTTTCCCCGGTTGCCCTATGGTATCAACTGCATATATCATATAGTCATTTAATAACTCTCTATATTTCAAAAGGGAAATCGCTGTATTACTTCCGCTGTCATGAAAAAACAATATCGGTTTACCGTCAGCATTACCCGCCCTAAGTATATGGGTTTTGCCAAATCTTGTATTTATAAAAACATCATCGTATTCGACTGCAAGGTCTTTTACCTGTTTATCATAAATTTTTTTTATAACATTTTCTCCCTGTGGTGTGTTATAAATATATCCCTCCACTTTCCTCCTCCTTTGATTATAGTTAATAGTTAAACTATATCATTTACCCCTATTATCTTTCAAGGAGACTTTCCTAAAAAACAATTTTCCGGGAAATATTTCTTAATTTAAAAAACCTCGTATTAACGAGGTTTTTTAATCTAGCTTGCTACAACTTCTTTGTTTTTTAATACTATCTCACTATCGTCTTTTGCAGCATCCACCATTAAAATAATACCTGTAATAATATGCATTACCATCCCAACAAATGGAATCCAGGCCACAAGTGAAGTGACTATCCCTAAAATTGAGCCATGTTTTGCCACACCGCTTTTACTAGAAACAACTAAAGTCGCGATATGTAGCGCAAGCATAACTAGCAGAGGAAGACCAACAAAACCGACCACTATCAATGCTCCTAAAATAGGTATTCCCAGCAAAATTTCTAAACCTCCAGTAACCCATTTCAATATCCTAGCTGTTGACATTAAACCATCTCCTTAAAAAATATAAAATAATTGCTTAAACTATATTCTATATAAGAAGGCTCTTTCCCTTTAATTATTTTTCTTTTATTAAAAAGACATCTTCGAAAAAATTGAAGATGTCTTTGTAATTCTAGTTTTTATTTAGGCCTTGCAATTTGAATCCAAGTTGCACCATAAACTCTTTCAATCTCTTGACCATCCTCATAATAAAATCGTGTTGGAGAATTAGGACTGTCCTTTCTCCATGTTCCTGTAAAGTGTTGCCCCATAGCGTAGTAGTCTATTTTCCCTTGTCCCACCACTTGTGGTGTGGTACGACGCCGAAAATCTGTGGGATGTTCGGTATACTGAACAATAATATTTCTCGCCCAAATTTGACTTCCGGTAGCGTCTCGGTGAGTGCTGCCGTTAATCATCCTTTTATAAGCTCTTTCTTTGGCATCATATTGATATGAAACGCGGTATGTGGGGCTATACTCAATGGATACTGAGTTTGCACTCCTACCCTGTCTACTAAGGTTTCCTGGGCGTACTACCGAGCCTGAAGATGATGGAGCCCTATTTAACGTAGATAAGTTAACATATAAGTTGTGAGGAGCATGCTTTGAGGAATCTCGGTAAAAAGAAGGATGCCCTAGGGCATTTGTGCCGTTTACCCCCCACTCATCTATTCTAGCTAAATTATCTCTACTGGCACCTGAATAAATATAGTGAATGTTATTCTCCCAAGCTAACTTGGTGCTGTGCTCTCTGGCACTGCGAATAGGTCCAACTTTGTTAGGGAGAGCAGAGAAAAGAGCTAAGTAGCGTGTTGCTCTTCCTTCTACCTCATACTCATAAACTAAGCTAGCTTGAGATAATCCATGTTGAGGCCTAGCGTTGGGATGATTATCAAAAACAACACCATAGACAGGGTTGCTCTCTGTTTGTTGAAGCTGAGCCAACTCTTCTTCTAAATTTTCTCGAGAAAGCTCCAAAAGAGTATTTACTGTATTTTTTTGCTCCTCTAAGTTTTTCTGCTCAGCCTCCATCTGAAAGCGGCGATCCTCTATCTTTTCTAGTTGTTCTTCTATCGCTAGTTGTTGATTTTCTATGTTTTCTTGTTCTTCCCGTATTACGGTAATTAACTCAGCATCCCTGGATAAAATTCGCTGTAAATAAGCCCATCGGATAATTAAGTCCCCAAAATTATCAGCTTCTAATAATATTTCTAGGTAAGAAGCCCCCCCGCTCATATAAGCACTTCTAACCCGACCGCCAAATTTTTCTGTGTTTTCATCCAGTCGCTTCTGAGATCTATCAAGTTCAGCCTGAGTCTCTTTTAACTCTGTTTCTGTGGTTGCTAATTCACGGTCTAATTCTTCTAGTCTCTTTAATCTATTTTCTATATCCCTATTAAGGATTTCAATTGTTTCTTCAAATTCAGCAATTTCTTCTTTGATATCGTCAAGGCCTTGCTCCTTTTCCGTTCCTTCTGTAGTTCCATAAGCAATATCATTAAACCCTTGAGCAAAAGAAAAAAACAGTATCACAGTAAGTGTTAAGGTAGCTATAAAACGTCGCATTTTTTATTCACCCCTCTTCTATTATTACACTCGCAAATATTTGCGAATGGAGATGAAGCTTCCAAAACCACTCATCAATGTTCCTACTACCATTATACCTGCAAATATAGGAATTATCCTCCCCATATCAGTTACAGGTTGGAAAAGTAATATCAGAGAATCTTGGCCGAGAGATGAAACTAATTGGCCATATAAAATGCCTAATACAGTTATAGCCACTAGTGTACCAATCCATCCCATAACCATCCCTTCTAAAAGAAAAGGAAAACGGATATATCCATTACTAGCACCAAGGTACTTCATTACACTTACCTCGTCCTGTCTTGCCACAACAGAAAGTCTAATAATATTAACAACTAAAAATACCGCACCTACAGCAATAGAAATACCCAATATCAAAAAAATAAAGTTAAGGCGACTGGTAATCTGCATTAACCCCGCTACCAGCTCCTCTCCATAATCGACCATCTCCACCTGGGGATATGCCTGAATTTCCTCTGCTACTGAAGCAACCTGTTCCGGTTCTGCCACCCGAACCCGAATAAGGTTAGGTAATGGATTATTTTCTCCCTCTAAATCTCGGAGTAACGATGGATCTCCCATTGATTGGGCAAAATCAGATAGTCCCTCCTCTTTGGATACAAATTGGTAGCTTACCACCCCATCTAAGTTGTCGAGCTTCTCTTCAACCTCTGTTGAGTTAACACCCTCATGCAAAAAAACACCAATTTCCACATTTGATTCCACATCATATATAAACTGATTTACATTGGTGGTTACCAGTAAAAAACCACCTAAAATTGCAAGTGATATAGCTATTAAACCGGAAGTAATTACAGCTAACCATGAATTCCTAGCCAGCGATAAAATACTTTGACGAATACAGTTTTTAAAGGCATATCTATTCATTATTACTATACCCCCCTTGTTCATCTCGCATTAACTCCCCACTAGATAGTGCAACCACTCGTTTTTGCATTCTGTCTACAAGATCCCAGGCATGGGTAGC
This genomic interval from Proteinivorax tanatarense contains the following:
- a CDS encoding DMT family transporter; the protein is MLGIIYSILAGVFISVQSAFNANVSAKIGGAETTAIVHGVGFLASLILVFFLKGGDITKIGDVNKIYLLGGVLGVGIVFSAMKGVSLLGAAFSISILLVAQLLVAVAIDTFGLFGMEKIPLSFNKPVGLLIMIAGVLVFQSK
- a CDS encoding MYG1 family protein, producing the protein MIKISAKSFKKIGTHDGRFHADEMMATAILQQIFQVEIIRTRNPDVLDKLDIVYDVGGGKFDHHGVEKELRDDKIPYAASGLIWREFGERVVELFDSSLSKEDIKEVYQHVDKILIKGIDALDNGLRPEQNDYFSTMSITTILSGFNPPWYIKGKEEERFNQGVLFSKQILNNVILQKVGVIKARGPVKEAYDKRKNPEILILDVNCPWQEAILELDKKEEVKITIFPDLNKYALQTVKGKDRKDRIKLPKEWGGKEEAELAQLTNVEDAVFCHSGLFFAAAKSLNGTVALAKAALES
- a CDS encoding DUF3048 domain-containing protein encodes the protein MRRFIATLTLTVILFFSFAQGFNDIAYGTTEGTEKEQGLDDIKEEIAEFEETIEILNRDIENRLKRLEELDRELATTETELKETQAELDRSQKRLDENTEKFGGRVRSAYMSGGASYLEILLEADNFGDLIIRWAYLQRILSRDAELITVIREEQENIENQQLAIEEQLEKIEDRRFQMEAEQKNLEEQKNTVNTLLELSRENLEEELAQLQQTESNPVYGVVFDNHPNARPQHGLSQASLVYEYEVEGRATRYLALFSALPNKVGPIRSAREHSTKLAWENNIHYIYSGASRDNLARIDEWGVNGTNALGHPSFYRDSSKHAPHNLYVNLSTLNRAPSSSGSVVRPGNLSRQGRSANSVSIEYSPTYRVSYQYDAKERAYKRMINGSTHRDATGSQIWARNIIVQYTEHPTDFRRRTTPQVVGQGKIDYYAMGQHFTGTWRKDSPNSPTRFYYEDGQEIERVYGATWIQIARPK
- a CDS encoding alpha/beta fold hydrolase, producing the protein MEGYIYNTPQGENVIKKIYDKQVKDLAVEYDDVFINTRFGKTHILRAGNADGKPILFFHDSGSNTAISLLKYRELLNDYMIYAVDTIGQPGKSEQRVLSTKNQEYGQWASDIICSLGFDQMICMGESFGGGILLKLMSVAPEKVSKGILFVPAGFVSTSKVNFIKKVSLRLYGITGAEKLLEKALAPFLGDNGLVDKRIIEMTKVNLEHVKNNIIFTRFNKIQKDEISGEKTSFLIFTGGKDEIFSGKKLAKRAKKMLPNAEVHLLKDSSHFIFANEDRKRYIRQRIDSFIKKQKTRSVLKSG
- a CDS encoding S9 family peptidase, producing the protein MKRNIKAEDFYRLKSISNMDIAKDDSKVVFVEEKLNKEKDKKFSNIFITNLCNERTSQLTFSGKDRSPTFSPDGSKIAFISTRDKKSQVWILPLDGGEAWPIKTKESVNGPLIWTQDGKRILYTADVFSNHREKWTPYPGAPKYDSERLMTIADKSHCDKKEDKKKKENAVKVITRFSYKRDGLGYFGDTRSQVFITDVPEFYEPDAEDKGEQITYGDFDHNGPTLSPCGNYIIVSARRTEQADLEQKTDLWLWSLDKKEGYKIYDAPGPTYSPSWSPCGSYVGFSGHDNKEGASTSAHLWVINVKKFITELKQGNPTPITCNKAQNVMSQLDRMAVGAKGWQNDKLIFQMLDRGAGAIYGVTPFKEPSPIIADRKKSISNLKVGKDKLIYSYTTPTKPTELYVYNGEEKQFTNFNTEFSSEIDIGKWEEFTYKSYDNTDINGWIIYPPKFNKEKKYPMALLIHGGPHGAYGPSFMFLGQTLAAQGYVILYTNPRGSESYGQQFACVIDKNWGEKDYADVMAGVDALLKRGFIDKEKMVAHGWSYGGYLACWISTQTDRFKAICAGASVTNMLSGYGTSDITLADEYEYGGTPWEDYDHLIKHSPIGHVKNVSTPVMLMHGENDLRVSVAQTEEFYIALKRLGKEAIMIRYPDEFHGPTKPIHRLDILERLISWFNYYCEN
- the ftsX gene encoding permease-like cell division protein FtsX; amino-acid sequence: MNRYAFKNCIRQSILSLARNSWLAVITSGLIAISLAILGGFLLVTTNVNQFIYDVESNVEIGVFLHEGVNSTEVEEKLDNLDGVVSYQFVSKEEGLSDFAQSMGDPSLLRDLEGENNPLPNLIRVRVAEPEQVASVAEEIQAYPQVEMVDYGEELVAGLMQITSRLNFIFLILGISIAVGAVFLVVNIIRLSVVARQDEVSVMKYLGASNGYIRFPFLLEGMVMGWIGTLVAITVLGILYGQLVSSLGQDSLILLFQPVTDMGRIIPIFAGIMVVGTLMSGFGSFISIRKYLRV